The Babylonia areolata isolate BAREFJ2019XMU chromosome 32, ASM4173473v1, whole genome shotgun sequence genome window below encodes:
- the LOC143276555 gene encoding uncharacterized protein LOC143276555 produces MAVGCAFLVGLLTIVCTLTGGIGAPTTGSWVDVRPAAQNLVHEIRRFVYRAREGEYVQNLYHDALDLEVKATALLGQIPGEVSEYQTNLVIKMAAAETGSHEVLTLLLAEDALSVMNGRLALSLAFLEHLAGQLEDELSLSSDPGAQLTAVAFGASITAKVSRAAENIVKAAALPQLSKNNNNNNSNGNNGNNTVHKRVRRQLNQKSSYSLLNGLGFGNDLLPSLSPELSPDSFKQLLHHPKSLLQLPVFRWRGFTFGPPDWVKWESKNGKYTFRLKPTFHGGVLPSGFKLTFDF; encoded by the exons ATGGCGGTCGGCTGTGCCTTCTTGGTGGGCTTACTGACGATCGTTTGCACCTTGACCGGAGGGATCGGTGCACCG ACAACAGGGAGTTGGGTGGACGTACGCCCAGCAGCCCAGAACTTGGTGCATGAAATTCGTCGGTTCGTGTATCGGGCAAGGGAAG GGGAGTATGTTCAAAATCTGTACCACGATGCCCTTGACCTTGAGGTCAAGGCCACTGCGCTTCTGGGTCAGATCCCGGGTGAAG TGTCGGAATACCAAACAAACCTGGTAATAAAAATGGCGGCAGCAGAAACCGGAAGTCACGAAGTGCTAACTCTTCTGCTTGCTGAAG ATGCTCTGAGTGTGATGAACGGCCGTCTGGCACTGTCCCTGGCATTTCTGGAACACCTGGCAGGACAGCttgaag aTGAGCTGTCCCTGTCCAGTGACCCTGGCGCTCAGCTAACGGCCGTGGCTTTCGGTGCAAGCATCACGGCTAAGGTGTCTCGCGCGGCAG AAAACATCGTGAAGGCCGCAGCGCTACCTCAgctttcaaaaaacaacaacaacaacaacagcaacggcaacaacggTAACAACACTGTCCATAAGCGTGTGAGGCGTCAGTTGAACCAGAAGTCTTCGTATTCTCTGTTAAATGGACTCGGTTTTGGAAACGACCTGCTGCCTTCTCTGTCACCTGAACTTAGTCCGGACAGTTTCAAGCAACTACTGCATCATCCTAAGTCGCTGCTGCAACTTCCGGTGTTCAGATGGCGTGGATTCACTTTCGGACCGCCCGACTGGGTTAAGTGGGAGAGCAAGAATGGGAAGTACACCTTTAGACTGAAACCCACGTTCCATGGTGGGGTCTTGCCCTCAGGATTCAAACTGACTTTCGACTTTTAG